In Oncorhynchus tshawytscha isolate Ot180627B linkage group LG28, Otsh_v2.0, whole genome shotgun sequence, a genomic segment contains:
- the LOC121841198 gene encoding E3 ubiquitin-protein ligase rnf152-like, with translation MAEAPSVAGTKGIGAQVYEDVSLYEEYECKICYNYFDLDRRTPKILECLHTFCEECLNTLHLREDRGWRIGCPLCRHRTPVPEYRIHNLPNNTKVTDAYPFYIQDDSLPQDILPPYPPPLHPALTAAYRREVANEAAVAAQDQAIPSVAVVGGNAAANSYDSVGYESCQNCRRIVLTTGCVCAIFGFVSMLVLLFLGLIFVHNFNNPPSPVGPICLSVASIMAMFSVVMTWLVCWLRYRPDPEPGRAASSNASRRHVNVL, from the coding sequence ATGGCAGAGGCGCCGAGTGTAGCAGGAACTAAAGGAATCGGGGCGCAGGTGTATGAAGATGTTTCCCTCTATGAGGAATATGAGTGTAAAATATGCTATAACTACTTCGACCTGGACCGTCGCACGCCCAAAATTCTGGAATGTTTGCACACTTTCTGTGAGGAGTGTCTGAATACTCTCCACCTTCGTGAGGACCGAGGATGGCGCATCGGCTGCCCTCTCTGTCGCCACCGGACCCCGGTGCCTGAGTACAGGATACACAACCTCCCCAACAACACTAAAGTTACCGATGCTTATCCATTCTACATCCAGGATGACAGTCTTCCGCAGGACATCCTGCCACCGTATCCTCCTCCTTTGCACCCAGCGCTCACTGCCGCGTACCGCCGCGAGGTGGCGAACGAGGCAGCCGTAGCTGCGCAGGACCAGGCTATCCCGTCTGTAGCTGTGGTCGGAGGTAATGCCGCTGCGAACTCTTACGACAGTGTTGGATACGAGAGCTGTCAGAACTGTAGGCGCATCGTGCTAACTACAGGCTGTGTGTGCGCCATTTTCGGCTTCGTCTCCATGCTTGTGCTGCTGTTTCTGGGACTCATATTCGTGCATAACTTCAACAACCCTCCGTCTCCAGTCGGCCCTATCTGTTTGTCTGTAGCCAGCATCATGGCCATGTTCTCTGTTGTTATGACGTGGTTGGTGTGCTGGTTGAGATACAGGCCTGACCCGGAACCCGGGCGTGCTGCCTCCTCCAATGCCAGCAGGagacatgtaaatgttttatga